Proteins encoded together in one Ictidomys tridecemlineatus isolate mIctTri1 chromosome 3, mIctTri1.hap1, whole genome shotgun sequence window:
- the Usf3 gene encoding basic helix-loop-helix domain-containing protein USF3 has translation MPEMTEHETPTKKQHRKKNRETHNAVERHRKKKINAGINRIGELIPCSPALKQSKNMILDQAFKYITELKRQNDELLLNGGNNEQAEEIKKLRKQLEEIQKENGRYIELLKANDICLYDDPTIHWKGNLKNSKVSVVIPSDQVQKNIIVYSNGSQPGGNSQGTAVQGITFNVSHNLQKQTANVVPVQRTCNLVTPVSISGVYPSENKPWHQTTVSALAANQPVPLCLPATISAQNILELSTSESESSVLGATGSSLIAVSVGSEPHQHQSLHTGLNDQNSSETNNGQESPKLLKRTAPCVTSVPPSSSASATKVHCGTKSCLSTQDFRGDFQNTFVVSVTTAVCSQLPRSAGDSSPVSVSKCTISTSTTSVVAPSASGVEKTTTPVSTLSTNPLDSGWTLSCSLPSSSVSASDLKNINSLTRISSAGNTQTTWTTLQLAGNTIQPLSQTPSSTVIPVLNESGPSPTASNHSRHMATSINLNNSLPTDGLSVEQVVVTLPSCPSLPVQPLIAQPQIKSQPPKNILPLNSAMQVIQMAQPVGSAVNATPANQNVIILQPPSTTPCPTVVRAEVPNQTVGQQIVIIQAANQNPLPLLSAPPPASVRLPVNGASAIIGSNHSVQNVSTPQTFGGKHLVHILPRPSSLSTSNSTQTFSVTMSNQQQPQTISLNGQLFALQPVMSSSGTTNHTPMQIIQPTTSEDPNTNVALNTFGALASLNQSISQMAGQSCVQLSLSQPANSQIAANSQTSPTNCVSLTTTVAPPMTTDNSAIPPGTFNLMTTSSMNTVACLPPTTKSKRLNKKPGAKKHIAASKPTCPLNPVREVGKSDCPNMESAAEPSCTPGLLESLPVVLPPVTLSQANSGSVSASHSLDMLNSESVIPESVSKSKSAEESSSPSQESGTSEHCTVAPAKSKDSTPILQGETSQDKPPTSLALSDATKSCTSANVLIPSPNPQILVSQVSGLSSSTRTTSTDCVSEVEIIAEPCRIEQESSDTMQTAGLLKGQGLTTLLSDVAKEKDPQKSTLSDPMDHPDFSSENSKIIDSSVDLQPKQELLLMNNDDRDPPQHQSCLPDQEVINGSLLTSRQADSPSSTSSGSTRSFSVASMLPETTREDVTSSTSTNTCDSYTFAGQPDIVALAATVIFGHHNIEKGRVGIQADVREGTSKPSEASSLEGDQSFKSQIPKENGTGQTEATPNELNSQDSIEVTVDRPLEKPSCSLGIKTSNGSLQVSTSQPPSLTSLSVNNLIHQSSISHPLVSCAGLSQTSEQTTASATVNLTVSSSSYSSQPPGPPLMTEYSQDQLSTMNNTIPNSQIQESLLKPSHESRKDSAKRSVQDDLLLSSAKRQKHCQPVPLRLENMSLMSGTPDSISDQTQMMVSQLPPNSSNSVVPVSNPAHGDGLTRLFPPGNNFVSPALRQAEVQCSSQPSVAEQQQTQASQHLQALQQHVPAQGVSHLHSNHLYIKQQQQQQAGQLRERHHLYQLQHHVPHAETAVHSQPHNVHQQRTLQQEVQMQKKRNLVQGSQASQLSLQPKHHGTDQARPKSGQPHPHHQQMQQQMQQHFGSSQPEKSCENPSTSRNHHSHPQNHLNQDIMHQQQDVGSRQPGSGISSEHVSGHNPMQRLLTSRGLEQQMVSQSSIVTRPSDMTCTPHRPERNRVSSYSAEALIGKTSSNSEQRMGISIQGSRVSDQLEMRSYLDVPRNKSLAIHNMQGRVDHTVASDIRLSDCQTFKPSGAGQQPQNNFEVQSSRNNEIVNPVSSLRSMQSQAFRISQNTGPPPIDRQKRLPYPPVQSIPTGNAIPPRDSENTCHQSFMQSLLAPHLGDQVIGSQRSLSEHQRNTQCGPSSAIEYNCPPAHESVHIRRESENQNRESCDMSLGAINTRNNSLNIPFSSSSSSGDIQGRNTSPNVSVQKSNPMRITDSHGTKGHMNTPVTTNMHGVARPALPHPSVSHGNADQGPPVRQANSSVPQRSRHPLQDSSGSKIRQPERNRSGNQRHSNVFDPSLPHLPLSTSGSMILGRQQPTTEKRGSIVRFMPDSPQVPNDNSGPDQHTLSQNFGFPFIPEGGMNPPINANTSFIPQVTQPSATRTPALIPVDPQNTLPSFYPPYSPAHPTLSNDISIPYFSNQMFSNPSTEKVNSGSLNNRFGSILSPPRPVGFAQPSFPLLPDMPPMHMTNSHLSNFNMTSLFPEIATALPDGSAMSPLLTIANSSASDSSKQSSNRPAHNISHILGHDCSSAV, from the exons AGCAAGAATATGATCCTGGACCAAGCCTTTAAATACATAACAGAATTGAAAAGGCAAAATGATGAACTCCTGCTTAATGGCGGAAACAATGAACAAG ctgaagaaattaaaaaattacggaaacaactggaagaaatccaaaaagaaaatggCCGATATATTGAATTACTGAAAGCAAATGATATATGCTTGTATGATGACCCCACAATCCATTGGAAAGGAAATCTTAAAAACTCAAAGGTGTCTGTTGTTATTCCAAGTGACCAAGTTCAAAAAAATATCATTGTTTATTCCAATGGGAGTCAGCCTGGTGGAAACAGCCAGGGGACAGCTGTTCAGGGGATAACCTTTAATGTCAGTCATAATTTACAAAAGCAAACCGCCAATGTGGTGCCGGTGCAGAGGACTTGCAATCTTGTGACTCCTGTGTCTATTTCTGGAGTttacccttctgaaaacaagccGTGGCATCAGACCACAGTTTCTGCACTGGCTGCCAACCAGCCTGTTCCTCTTTGTCTTCCTGCTACCATTTCTGCTCAAAATATTCTTGAGCTTTCCACCTCCGAAAGTGAATCAAGTGTGCTTGGTGCCACTGGGAGCTCACTAATTGCTGTTTCAGTTGGGTCTGAGCCTCACCAACATCAGTCTTTGCACACAGGTCTAAATGATCAAAATTCTTCTGAAACTAATAATGGGCAAGAGAGCCCTAAATTATTAAAGAGGACAGCCCCTTGTGTTACAAGTGTCCCCCCAAGCTCCTCAGCATCTGCCACTAAAGTACACTGTGGAACCAAGTCCTGTCTGAGTACACAGGACTTCAGAGGTGACTTTCAAAACACCTTTGTTGTTTCAGTTACCACTGCAGTCTGTTCCCAGCTCCCTAGATCTGCAGGTGATTCTTCTCCAGTGAGTGTTAGCAAGTGCACAATCTCGACAAGTACGACCTCAGTGGTGGCACCATCTGCCTCTGGAGTAGAGAAGACTACTACTCCTGTGAGCACTCTTTCTACAAATCCTTTGGACAGTGGTTGgactctttcttgttctttgcCTTCTTCAAGTGTTAGTGCTTCAGATTTGAAAAACATTAATAGCCTTACTCGAATTTCTTCAGCTGGAAACACACAGACAACATGGACTACTTTGCAGCTGGCAGGAAACACTATTCAGCCCTTAAGCCAGACACCATCTTCCACTGTGATTCCAGTACTAAATGAGTCTGGTCCTAGCCCCACTGCAAGCAACCACAGTAGACACATGGCTACAAGCATCAACTTAAATAATTCCCTTCCAACAGATGGGTTATCAGTTGAGCAAGTAGTTGTAACCTTGCCTTCTTGTCCATCTTTACCTGTGCAGCCACTAATTGCCCAGCCACAAATTAAATCTCAGCCACCAAAAAATATCCTTCCACTGAATTCAGCAATGCAAGTGATTCAGATGGCTCAGCCAGTTGGGTCAGCTGTTAATGCAACTCCAGCTAATCAAAATGTTATCATTCTTCAGCCCCCCAGCACTACCCCGTGCCCCACAGTGGTGAGGGCAGAAGTTCCCAACCAAACAGTAGGTCAACAGATAGTCATCATCCAGGCAGCTAATCAGAATCCGTTGCCACTCCTCTCTGCTCCACCTCCTGCTTCTGTTCGACTCCCTGTCAATGGAGCCAGTGCTATAATTGGGTCTAATCATTCAGTGCAAAATGTTTCAACCCCACAAACTTTTGGAGGAAAGCACCTTGTCCACATATTACCAAGACCTTCATCTTTGTCAACATCTAATTCAACACAGACATTTTCTGTTACCATGTCAAACCAACAACAGCCTCAAACCATTTCTTTAAATGGACAGCTCTTTGCTTTGCAGCCTGTGATGTCTTCATCAGGAACTACAAATCACACCCCTATGCAAATTATTCAACCCACCACCAGCGAAGATCCAAATACCAATGTTGCCCTGAATACATTTGGTGCTTTGGCCAGCCTCAATCAAAGCATCTCACAGATGGCTGGGCAGAGTTGTGTGCAACTATCTCTTAGCCAGCCTGCCAATTCTCAAATTGCTGCAAATAGTCAAACCTCCCCAACTAACTGTGTTTCATTAACAACAACTGTAGCACCTCCCATGACAACTGACAATTCGGCCATACCCCCTGGTACTTTTAATCTTATGACTACTTCCTCAATGAACACTGTTGCTTGTTTGCCACCTACTACAAAGtcaaaaagattaaataagaagCCAGGTGCCAAGAAACATATAGCGGCTAGCAAACCCACATGTCCTCTGAATCCAGTCAGAGAGGTGGGCAAGTCAGACTGCCCCAACATGGAAAGCGCAGCAGAGCCATCATGTACTCCTGGACTGCTGGAAAGCCTTCCTGTTGTGCTACCACCTGTCACTCTGTCCCAGGCAAATAGTGGAAGTGTTTCTGCTTCACATTCTTTGGACATGCTAAATTCTGAATCAGTAATACCTGAATCTGTATCCAAATCTAAGTCAGCAGAAGAGTCTAGCTCACCCTCCCAAGAATCTGGAACAAGTGAACATTGTACAGTAGCCCCAGCAAAATCCAAAGATTCTACCCCCATTTTGCAAGGAGAGACTTCTCAGGATAAACCACCAACTAGCTTAGCATTGTCAGATGCTACCAAATCCTGTACTTCAGCCAATGTATTGATTCCATCTCCAAATCCTCAGATTTTGGTTTCTCAGGTGTCTGGTTTGTCATCCTCCACAAGGACTACAAGTACTGACTGTGTTTCTGAGGTAGAAATCATTGCCGAACCTTGCAGGATCGAGCAAGAGTCATCTGATACAATGCAAACTGCAGGTCTCTTAAAAGGGCAAGGTTTAACTACATTACTATCTGATGTTGCTAAAGAAAAAGACCCCCAGAAATCAACTCTTTCTGACCCTATGGATCATCCTGACTTTTCTTCAGAAAATTCTAAGATAATTGATTCAAGTGTTGATTTACAACCCAAGCAGGAACTGTTACTGATGAACAACGATGATAGAGACCCACCACAGCATCAGTCCTGCCTACCTGATCAGGAAGTTATTAATGGTTCTTTGCTCACCAGTAGGCAAGCTGACTCCCCCTCATCAACCAGCTCTGGAAGTACTCGCAGTTTCTCAGTTGCATCCATGCTTCCCGAAACAACTAGAGAAGATGTGACCAGCAGTACCTCAACTAATACATGTGACAGCTATACCTTTGCAGGGCAACCTGATATAGTAGCTCTTGCAGCAACAGTTATTTTTGGCCATCACAACATTGAGAAGGGAAGAGTTGGCATTCAGGCTGATGTAAGGGAGGGTACTTCAAAGCCTTCTGAAGCATCATCTTTAGAAGGAGACCAGTCTTTCAAATCACAGATCCCTAAAGAGAATGGCACAGGACAGACAGAAGCAACACCAAATGAACTTAACTCTCAGGATTCAATTGAAGTAACAGTGGACAGGCCCCTTGAAAAACCAAGTTGCTCTCTAGGAATTAAAACATCAAATGGTTCCTTACAGGTTTCAACTTCTCAGCCACCAAGCCTCACCAGTTTAAGTGTGAATAATCTCATCCATCAGAGCAGTATCAGCCATCCATTAGTCAGCTGTGCAGGTCTCTCCCAAACTTCAGAGCAAACAACTGCTTCTGCAACAGTTAATCTGACTGTTTCCTCTAGCTCTTACAGCAGCCAGCCTCCTGGACCACCTCTGATGACAGAATATTCTCAAGACCAGCTAAGTACTATGAATAATACCATACCGAATTCACAGATTCAAGAGTCCCTCTTAAAGCCAAGTCATGAAAGCCGAAAAGATTCTGCTAAGCGCTCTGTCCAAGATGACCTTTTACTGTCTTCAGCCAAACGTCAAAAGCATTGTCAACCAGTCCCCCTCAGGCTTGAAAACATGTCCCTAATGAGTGGAACTCCAGACAGCATTTCTGATCAAACTCAAATGATGGTTAGTCAGCTCCCTCCCAATTCTTCAAACTCAGTTGTGCCTGTTAGCAACCCAGCACATGGAGATGGCCTTACACGATTATTTCCACCTGGTAACAACTTTGTGTCCCCTGCATTGAGGCAAGCTGAAGTTCAGTGTAGCTCTCAGCCTTCAGTTGCTGAGCAGCAGCAAACCCAGGCAAGTCAGCATCTACAAGCCCTGCAACAGCATGTTCCAGCTCAAGGTGTCTCTCACCTTCATAGTAACCATCTGTACAtcaagcagcagcagcaacagcaagcAGGGCAATTAAGAGAAAGGCATCACTTGTATCAACTGCAGCATCACGTACCTCATGCAGAGACTGCTGTTCACTCTCAGCCCCATAATGTGCACCAACAGAGAACTCTGCAACAGGAAGttcagatgcagaaaaaaaggaaTCTCGTTCAGGGCAGTCAGGCCTCTCAGCTTTCCTTACAACCAAAGCATCATGGAACTGACCAAGCCAGACCCAAGAGTGGCCAGCCACATCCCCACCATCAACAAATGCAGCAACAGATGCAGCAACACTTTGGAAGTTCCCAGCCAGAAAAGAGCTGTGAAAACCCTTCAACTAGCCGGAACCATCACAGCCATCCCCAAAACCACCTCAATCAAGATATTATGCACCAGCAGCAGGACGTTGGAAGCAGACAGCCAGGATCGGGGATTTCTTCTGAACATGTGTCTGGGCATAATCCAATGCAGAGACTTTTGACATCAAGAGGCTTGGAGCAGCAAATGGTGTCCCAGTCGAGTATTGTGACTAGACCTTCAGATATGACCTGTACTCCACACAGGCCAGAGAGAAATCGCGTTTCCAGTTATTCTGCTGAGGCACTCATTGGAAAGACATCTTCTAATTCAGAGCAGAGAATGGGTATATCAATTCAGGGTTCCAGAGTTTCAGATCAGCTTGAAATGAGAAGCTATCTTGATGTTCCCAGAAATAAAAGCTTGGCTATTCATAATATGCAGGGTCGTGTAGACCATACTGTTGCCTCAGATATTCGCCTTTCTGATTGTCAGACATTTAAACCAAGTGGAGCCGGTCAGCAGCCCCAGAATAATTTTGAAGTACAGTCTTCAAGAAATAATGAAATAGTTAACCCTGTATCTTCATTGAGGAGTATGCAGTCTCAGGCTTTTCGGATTAGTCAAAACACTGGCCCACCACCAATTGACCGTCAGAAGCGATTACCGTATCCACCAGTTCAGAGCATCCCAACAGGAAATGCTATCCCACCAAGGGATAGTGAAAATACATGTCACCAAAGTTTTATGCAGAGTTTGCTAGCCCCTCATCTTGGTGATCAGGTCATTGGGAGCCAGAGATCACTCTCAGAACATCAGAGGAATACACAGTGTGGTCCATCCTCTGCAATTGAATATAATTGTCCTCCAGCTCATGAAAGTGTCCATAttagaagagagagtgagaatcaGAATAGGGAAAGTTGTGACATGTCTTTAGGTGCAATTAACACAAGGAACAACTCCTTGAATATTCCTTTTTCAAGTTCCTCTTCCTCAGGAGATATTCAAGGTAGAAACACAAGTCCCAATGTTTCTGTACAGAAGTCCAACCCCATGAGGATTACTGACAGTCATGGGACCAAGGGCCACATGAACACTCCTGTCACAACCAACATGCATGGGGTTGCAAGGCCAGCTTTGCCACACCCATCTGTGTCTCATGGAAATGCTGACCAAGGCCCTCCTGTACGTCAAGCTAATTCTTCAGTTCCCCAGAGATCAAGACATCCCTTGCAAGATAGCAGTGGTTCCAAAATTCGTCAACCTGAGAGGAATCGTTCTGGAAACCAAAGGCATAGTAATGTCTTTGATCCAAGTCTTCCCCATCTTCCTCTCTCTACTAGTGGCAGTATGATTCTTGGACGTCAACAGCCCACTACGGAGAAGAGAGGAAGTATTGTTCGTTTCATGCCTGATAGTCCACAAGTCCCTAATGATAATTCAGGTCCTGACCAGCATACGCTATCACAgaattttggttttccttttattcctgaGGGTGGTATGAATCCACCAATAAATGCTAATACTTCTTTCATTCCACAGGTTACGCAGCCCAGTGCCACTCGAACTCCAGCCCTCATTCCAGTAGATCCTCAAAATACTCTACCTTCATTCTATCCCCCATATTCTCCTGCTCATCCTACACTGTCCAATGATATTTCAATCCCTTATTTTTCTAATCAAATGTTCTCAAATCCTAGCACAGAGAAGGTAAACAGTGGAAGTTTAAATAACCGATTTGGATCAATTTTATCTCCTCCCAGACCTGTTGGCTTTGCTCAACCAAGTTTTCCTTTACTCCCTGATATGCCACCAATGCACATGACCAACTCTCACTTATCCAATTTTAATATGACATCTTTGTTTCCAGAAATAGCAACAGCTCTTCCTGATGGCTCAGCAATGTCTCCTTTGCTTACAATAGCAAACTCCTCTGCCTCTGACTCTTCCAAGCAGTCCTCGAACAGACCTGCCCACAACATAAGCCATATTTTAGGTCATGATTGCAGTTCAGCTGTTTAA